From the Papaver somniferum cultivar HN1 chromosome 2, ASM357369v1, whole genome shotgun sequence genome, the window TGGACATCTGGTTCACTAGGAATAAGTTGTTCTTTGAAAATATTTCTCCTGATAGTAGAAAAGTAAAACACAGAATTGCTGAGATGATTCAGGATTGTGAAGTAAGACTTAAAGGCTATATGAACAATTCTGCTTATGATCTCAAGATTCTGAAATATTTCAACATTGGGTGTAGAAGAGTTAAATCTTTTAAAGCAATATAATGTACCTTTGCACTGTCGGATCCAGATAGAACTCTACTTTGCTGTGATGGAGCATCTCAAGGTAATCCTGGTTGTTCAGGTTATGGCTTCATAGCTAGAAATTATGAAGGAAAATTCATTTATGCTGAAAGTGTTGGACTGGGGATTTCAAGAAACTTCATAGCTGAAGTTCTGGGGATGATTGGAGCTATGGAATGGGCTATTCTGAATGCAAAAGAGAAGATAAACATCAACTCAGATTCTACAACAACAATTACAGCCTTAAAAACAAATTACCATGTTTTGTCTGGAATAGATGGTCTTTCATTTGCAAAAAAAAACTGGAAGCTATTcactattattttatttatttattcatttattcttttcttttttttaagattacaaaccaaaaaaaaaaactaaagaaagggaagaaaaaaacTAAGGAAGAAAAAGCAAAGCTAAACAAATTTGTAATATGGTTGCCCTGGGGATTCAATCCTTAGCAAGTTGCTGGGCCGTTCATTGAAGCTCAAGGTCTGCCCCTTCTGTAGATGTGTTCCCTTCTTAGCAAAATGATCAGCTGAAAAGTTGATCTCTCTGTAGGCATGTTTGAAGGTAATATATTGAATACTAGCCATAATTCTCTTCCATCTAGCTAGTAAAACCCAAGAGATATTCGGTTGTTGTAAAGCATTTGCACACATACTAGAATCAGTTTGCAGAATTAGCTGAAAAAAGTGATGATCAACTGCCCATTCTAAAGCCTTGATACAAGAAATGAATTCTGCTACATAGTTAGTAGTAATCCCTAATCCACCAGTTTCTGCAAAGATAAAAGCTCCAACATGATTTCTTACTACAAAGCCATAGCCTGCATTGCCTGGATTCCCTCTAGCAGCCCCATCACAGCATAACAACAATTCATTCTCATTTGGCAGATAAAAAAAGATttcaataattcttcttcttctcattttccTGACTTTGATGTTAAAGAATCGTAAGATTGATTTCTCACCATTAGTTCCCCGCATAACACCTTTCAATCTAACTTCACATTCATGGTCTCTTTTAGCAATTCTTAACTGAATTTTGGTTAAAACAGGCTTAACAACATCATAGTAAATCTTATTTCTTAAGAACCACAATTCAACCATAGCAGTGTAAGCACTTATGATCCATAGTTCTTTCATCATAGGGCTGGAGTGTTTATGTATTTTCAAAATATCTTCAAAAGAATTTGGTTTAGGAGATAAAAAAAATACCTGATAGCCAATTCCATAGACTGGTGCTGAACTCACAATTCCGTAGGATGTTCTCAATACTATCTTCTCCATTATGACAAATGTAACACCTTGAAGCAAAATTAAATCCTCTTTTCCTCAAATTGTCTTCAGTTGGACAAACATTTCTAACAATCTTCCACACATTTGCAGATATTGAAGGAATCACTGCAGGGTTCCAGATTTTTTTTATACCAATGCAATTTAGGTTGGTgcattttaattttattgatagcATCAGAAAAAGTGAAAACCCCAGAATGATTGTTACTCCAGATAAGTAAGTCTTCTCCTTCTTTCAGAATAGGAAATTGATCAATAGTAAAGAATTGAAGAAAGTCTTCATGGAAACACCAATGGTTATCAATAATTAGATCTTGAACTTTCAGGTGGGGATGCAAGGCAATATAGGGATGATTAGGGAATTACTTgcatattggttcctcaaatatCCATTTGTCATTCCACAAAGAAACTTTAGCACCATTACCAACTATCCATCTTGTATTTTCAATGAAATATGGAAGGACCCATCTAATACCATTCCATATAGAAGATTTCATGTAGAATGTAATCCAGTTTCCATTTTTATCCATATACTTAGCAAGAAATAATTTTGCCCATTCATCCTGACAGTTGAGAATTTTCCACAAAAGTTTCATTAACAGAGCCTTATTCACATCTTCTAGCTTTCTGAATACTCAGACCACCTTCTTCTTTAGAAGTACATACATCGTCCCACTTTAAAGTAATACATTTCCTTTCTTCAGCATTGCCAGACCATAAGTAGTTCCTAATAATTTTTTCACAGGCATCCAGAACTTTTCTAGGCCATTTATAGATGGATAGATTATAAATAGGAATACTACTCAGGACATGATTTACCAAAGTGAGTCTAGCTTGAAAATTTAAAATCTTACCACTCCATGAAGCTAGTCTAAGATGCATATAATCAACTAAATACCAAATATGAATATATTTCATTTTACCTTGATCAAGGAACACTCCCAGATATTTGTCAGGAAAAGAAGAAAGATTCATTTGAAAATATGCAGCAATCTGTCTCTTTCTTGTATCAGAAGTACCATCTACAAAGCATTTTCTTTTAGTAGCATTAAATATTTGACCAGAAGCAGCTTGGTATTCCATTAAGAGTGTTTTCAGGTGTTCTATACTCCTCTTTCCTCCATTGCAAAACAAAAAGATGTCATCAACAAACATTAAATGAGTGGGATGAATACCATTTCTTATCACCATAGGATGAATTTTTCCTTCCATGACTAGTTGATGTATTTTCCTACTAAGAACATCCTGAGCTAAAATAAACAGGATTGGAGAAAGTGGGTCTCCCTGTTTAAGTCCTCTACCAACACCAAAAAAGCCAATTGGTCCTCCATTAAGCATGATAGACAATTTAGCAGATTGGAGAAGAACCATGATCCAATTACAGAATTTCGCTTAAAATCCAAACTTTTTTAAGGCTCTATATAGAAATTCTCAGCTCATAGTGTCATAAGCTTGTGATATGTCTAGTTTAAGACCAACATTACCCCCTCTTCTAATAGTTGACATCTCATTCACTAGTTCAGAAGCTAACAAAATtttctcatgaatatttctatttTTGACAAAAGCATATTGCTGCTGAGAAAAAGGATTTGGCAGATATCTACTAAGACCTATAGGTCTGAAGCTTTTTGCAGCTTTAGCTCCTTTAATTTCAGGAATCAAGACAATAAAGTTGGAATTCATACCACTTGGTATTATGTTGTATCTCCAACAGAATTGGATATCATCCACTAGGTTTCCTTTTATGATTTCCCAAGCTGCTCTATAAAAAATTCCAGTGAACCCATCAGGACCTGGTGCACTATCAACATTCAAATTAAAAACATCATGCTTAATTTCCTCTTCATTTGGACATTCTTCTAGGAAACAGTTGTCAGCTTCAGAAATAAGATGAGGCACAACATCAAAAATAGATTCATTTATCTGAACTGACTGGTGCTCAAATTTCTTCTTGAAGTAGTCTATTAAAATCTCTGAAATGCCCTGTTGAGTAGTAATAATGTTTCTTGAATCATTCTCCAATTCATAAATAGTATTTTGTGCTTGTCTCATTTTAATGCTAGTATGAAAAAAATTGGAATTCACATCACTATCCTTAATCCAGTTTAGTCTGGCTTTATCCCTTAAAAAAGTATTATAATTATTTGCAGCTATTTCATAATTACCTCTAGCAGTAACCAGATTATTCAATAAAGAAATATTGGCAGGATCAACATCTGATTTTATAGTTTCTTCCATAACTTTTTCTTCAGCTTTTTTAAGGTTTTCTTGAACATTTCCAAAAACTTCCCAGTTCCAAGTCTTGAGTATTTTCTTCAGTCTTTTTAATTTgttcataaaataaaaataggatTATCAATAATATCTTCATTCCAAGAATCAATGACCACGTGTAAGAAGGAAGGATGAGTAAGCCACATTTGTTGAAACCTGAAAGGAGTATTTAAAGCCCTTCCAATAAGAGTGTCAGAACCAATAAGAGGACCATGATCAGAAATCCCTCTTGTAGCTACATGATAATGCCAACCACTAAAGATATCAAGCCATTTCAAGTTAAAAAGTGCCCTATCCAAATTACATAGAATTCTTTTGTTCCCATCTCTGCCATTACACTAGGAGAACTCAAGACCACTTTTAGGAGCCTGAATTAATCCACAAGCATCAACAAAATCATTAAAGCCACTCATTGCAGAATTAAGAGGACTTCTACCACCCTTTTTTTCATCTGCATTTAATACAGTGTTAAAATCACCTATTAAGAGCCAAGGTTTATCCAGCAAACTTATATTATATAGATCCTTCCACAATTCTCTTTTATTCACTGTATAAGAGTTATCATGAATTCCAGTTaccaatacaccaccaacttccaCAATAATACATTGACTAGAAGATTGAATCACATTAGGAGCTTGAATAGAGCAATTCCAGAACAACCAAATATTTTCTTACTATTATCATTAGAATTGTGAATAATTTTATGATGCATACCAGGCAGTTTTATCCCAGACTAGAACTTTAATTTTAGGTTCTACAACCCATACCAGAGATGGATTGTTAGTTTTGACTAGAGAATATAATTTATCCCCGGCCTTTTGTCTCTTAAGGCCTCTAAGATTCCAAAAAAAAACTTTCATTTGAAAGGAGGTTGATGAGGAGGAATTGAACTCTctttatcaaccatattcttcataCTCTCTTTACTGGCCTTCCTTGTAACTACATCTGGTTTTAATAGAGGCTATTCACTTTACTCATGTATACAGGGAAACTAATTTTTCTGCTGACTTTTTTGCTAAAAAGGGTGTATCTTATGAAAGGGAAGGATATGAAGTTCTGTACCAGACCAGACAATATGTATATGATGGAAATCCCTGAAAAACTCTATTACagatttttgattttctttaatGGGCTTAGACATGTGGTCTCATTTGCCTATTTTTCATATGGGCCTTTTAGACTTGTTGTCTAAAATTTGGCTTAATCTTTTGTATTTCTTTGGTTtctaatcaataaaattcttttcTGTTTTAAAAAAAATCCATGAAAACATTAGTATTAACACAAAAAGAATCTAGGAACCAAACATGGCTAGCAAAAGGACATAGTACAAGAGCATGCATATAGACTCATGGGGATCAGAACATCTAGTACAGTCAACAAAATTCATAGGCATTCTATAGTGCAAAACAGTTCTGCCAGATATAATATTTCTAACAGCTTTTTCCAAATGAAAATTTGAACACGATGTGGAACTCTAAGTTTCCAAATGTACTTCCAAAGTTTACTACAAGCGGAAGACCTAACTCCTCTAAGTCCCAAATAAGCAGATTTAAACAAAAATCTGTCATTCTTTGAAAGCTCCCAATCCCTCATATCAGGAGTACACAACTGCTTAAGAGGATTGTGATGATCTTCTTAACGGAAGCATCATCAAAGTTAGTGTTTAATCTATTTATATTCCAAGTTCTAGTATTAGAATTAATGAAGTAGGAAACTTTAACACTAGGATCTGGAGGGAACAAAGGGTTAGGTGTGGGAGAACCCAAATTTGGTATTCACTTGTCACAGTCAATAAATTTCCCATCTCCCACAATCCAGGAGATAAAAGGTTTGATCATCTCTTTTTATGGCATGCATACATTTCCAGGAGCAGGTACTAGGACATTTAGCATTTAATAAatttgttttaggaaaatatctaTCCTTGATAACAATGCCTAACAAGCAGTTGGGGTTTTCAATGATCTTCCAGGAAATTCTGGAcaacataactaagttattcgGTTCAGCTTTCCTAAAACCTAAACCTCCTTCAAATTTAGGGGAGAAAAGAATATCCCAAATAAGAAAATGAAGCTTTTTATCTTTAGGGTTTAGAGTATTCCCCCTCAGAATTTGCAGAGATTTGAATCCGTTTTCCTACAAAGGTACTTGGGGATAAGAAAAGATCTCATTTGATACAAAGGGATGGCCTGACCAACATGCTTAATTAAAGTGGTTCTAGCAGCCTGAGACAAAAGTCTATGGAACCAAGCAGAAATTATAGCATTTTTCACAGCTTGTAGAATACCCATATGGGTCTAAATTTTAGAGGATTGGAAGGCAATAGGGTTACCAaggtattttttttatgaaaacccTATTATGAATATCAAGGATATTAGAAAGTTGACACGTAAAAGGCTTAGATAATTTCTTACTAAACAAGATATCAGACTTATCAAAATTTATTTCCTGACCAGAAGCCAAACAATATTTCTGGAGATAGTCCTCTATGGTTTGAAAACCTTTGAAAGTAGCCTTAGAGAACAACAAAGAATCATCAGTAAACATAAGATGGGTCATACAAGCGGCCCGTTTACAAACTTTAATGCCTTCCACTAAAACTTTTTTAGTAAAAGAATCAATATAAGCATATAAAGCTTCAGAGAAGATAATGTAGAGGTAGAGAGACAAAGGATCTCCCCCTCTCATACCTCTCTTAGATTTCATTAGACCAATAGAACTACCATTTAGCAAATTCGAATAAGAAACAACAGAAAGACATTGATTAATCAGATTGACCCAATGGTCAGAAAGACCCATTTTTTTCAACGCTTTTTCAAGAAAAGACCATTCCAACTTGTCATAAGCCTTAGACATATCAAGCTTGATGGCTGCAATACCATCTTTACCTTTATGATAGTTTACAGAATAGATGGCCTAATTAGCTAACAAAATATTATCAGAGATACTCCTTTTTGGAACAAAAGCATTCTGATTTTGAGAAATTAGATTATGCATAAACAATTTTATTCTGTTAGTTAGAGTTTTAGACAATATCATGTTGATGAAACTACACAACCCTATAAGCCTATATTGGGAAACCAACTCGCTAAAGGGACTTTAGGGATGAtttttagagcatatctcggtcaacctcgcatgcgttgctatctcaagcgtgtttgtcaatgttagtgatcaaaactataagtcttgatttctagcctacatagctaagtctcggaataagatagaaatgtgtagttgagctcaaggacttcatggcgattcatcatacaacgacgaagatctatacaaggaaccgtggaacttcatcaacaaaaaagtatgtggagacttgaacttatctatcactcaaaagtctatctcttctatctcctactagatcatatgctatatatactagatcatacacattttacatttcgagctgagcattcactgcttatcttttatctcgaaatcgtgtgtttgtAAAgcatttcactttgatcaagtttatcttcaccaagtgacgaaagtcattaaaagtttcaatcacattgagaattgctctgacgtgaatcggtctgtgactAACGaatacatagcatcctctgagaatgtctcaatgattgaaatgagagtttagattacataaccatgtattctttgaactgaaaatttcgaactttgttgatcaagagaaatcgggaagattgtggaattggattgccaagtccgcgaactgtcggaagttctcgaccgagaatttctgctgggattttccaaaactcgtctgtgtgctcagtccgcgaacccaatccgcgaactgacggaagttctctttccgagaatttctgctgagtttggaaaactcaaccgattaacttaagtccgcgaacttgtttgtgaacttaagaggttatgctctacagatgtgctttgaacatgaaacattaaattactaaggaatgttttatgcaaaccgtggctataatgttcatgagccgattcaatggaatcgaatcatctttgttttaattgtgtcttttgtagttacataagatctcatagcaattgaacaactctgtaactagtttatttgagttaattgaactagttatggtggagaagaacaaggttaatatgaaatgctcatatggttgacctttttgggttactatgttgaaccaacatacacgtacacgtttgggcatggttttcacgaacccaataaacgtctacccaagtgtgtgtgacaagctaagttttcgatctatcgattgagaaatattagcttgaatctaaatcaggttttcatctaacggtgaataaggattgctttgtacctaatgcaaaaccctgatttgaaggttatataaaggagacatcaagtattgtgcaaaactaatccccacacgtttgtgtgctactagtgcgcccactagagtcgatctccattaacctttgattttcttctctaaaatcaggttaatgacttaaagacttcattgggattgtgaagccagaccgatactactttatcgtagttgtgtgatctgatcttgcatcttctatcatacgagtacaatcgattgattggcttgagatcatgagagttctccgataggcaagataaagaagtcacaaacatcttcgtctcactgtttgtgattcctcgacaattcgcttgtgtagtcaggaaggattgtagagaggtgattgattaatctaggctgttcttaagaaatataagaccggcttatctgtgggagacagatttatccttttatatacttttctgtgtgagacagatctgtttattatcaagtctgtgattttgggtttcaacaactcttggttttgggtgagatcatctaagggaatcaagtgcgcagtatcctgttgggatcagaggcgtaggagtacaattgtaccttggatcggtgggagactgatttgggttcaaatatagtccagtccgaagttagtttgcagtaggctagtgtcagtagacgcttaatacagtgtgtattcaatctggactaggtcccggggtttttctgcatttgcggtttcctcgttaacaaaatttctggtgtttgaggtattttattttccgcattatattttatataattgaaataatacaggttgtgcgttcgtgatcatcaacttctctaatccaacttttggttgttgattgtagttgattgatccttggacattggtctttagtaccgtccaagttatctatctttgataaagactcgcaaatttctatttgtatgaggaaagatcaaatcgagagattgagataataactatatgagatactttctatctagattgagtctgactatctaggttattctctagcaaagtatttcggagttagtccatacaaattgttaatcgaaatattgggtggtattattagaccccccgctttttcaattggtatcagagcaggaaaaaaatttaaagacctcataagtc encodes:
- the LOC113351841 gene encoding uncharacterized protein LOC113351841, encoding MGLSDHWVNLINQCLSVVSYSNLLNGSSIGLMKSKRDEKKGGRSPLNSAMSGFNDFVDACGLIQAPKSATRGISDHGPLIGSDTLIGRALNTPFRLKKILKTWNWEVFGNVQENLKKAEEKVMEETIKSDVDPANISLLNNLVTARGNYEIAANNYNTFLRDKARLNWIKDSDVNSNFFHTSIKMRQAQNTIYELENDSRNIITTQQGISEILIDYFKKKFEHQSVQINESIFDVVPHLISEADNCFLEECPNEEEIKHDVFNLNVDSAPGPDGFTGIFYRAAWEIIKGNLVDDIQFCWRYNIIPSGMNSNFIVLIPEIKGAKAAKSFRPIGLSRYLPNPFSQQQYAFVKNRNIHEKILLASELVNEMSTIRRGGNVGLKLDISQAYDTMS
- the LOC113351840 gene encoding uncharacterized protein LOC113351840 → MKELWIISAYTAMVELWFLRNKIYYDVVKPVLTKIQLRIAKRDHECEVRLKGVMRGTNGEKSILRFFNIKVRKMRRRRIIEIFFYLPNENELLLCCDGAARGNPGNAGYGFVVRNHVGAFIFAETGGLGITTNYVAEFISCIKALEWAVDHHFFQLILQTDSSMCANALQQPNISWVLLARWKRIMASIQYITFKHAYREINFSADHFAKKGTHLQKGQTLSFNERPSNLLRIESPGQPYYKFV